The following are encoded in a window of Candidatus Palauibacter scopulicola genomic DNA:
- a CDS encoding DUF4399 domain-containing protein has protein sequence MRFPRPRWIPVAFVAPLSLAIACGGGEPAEDAEMAAEPAEEMPAEPAVTVRITQPEEGATVGPDVLVVMETDGIEIVSITPPVVGTGHHHLYVDVDLTPLSELIPQNDPQIIHMGDGSTEYMLEGLAPGEHRLIAVVANPAHIPLDPPVVDTLHFTVANEE, from the coding sequence ATGCGTTTCCCGCGCCCGAGATGGATCCCCGTTGCCTTCGTCGCTCCGCTCTCGCTCGCCATCGCCTGCGGGGGAGGAGAACCAGCCGAGGACGCCGAGATGGCCGCGGAACCGGCCGAAGAGATGCCCGCCGAGCCGGCCGTCACCGTCCGCATCACGCAGCCGGAGGAGGGGGCGACGGTGGGCCCGGACGTCCTCGTCGTCATGGAGACGGACGGGATCGAGATCGTCTCCATCACGCCGCCGGTCGTCGGCACCGGGCACCATCACCTGTACGTGGACGTGGACCTCACGCCGCTCTCGGAGCTGATCCCGCAGAACGATCCCCAGATCATCCACATGGGGGATGGGAGCACCGAGTACATGCTCGAGGGACTCGCGCCCGGAGAGCACCGCCTCATCGCCGTCGTGGCCAACCCCGCGCACATCCCGCTCGATCCGCCGGTCGTGGACACCCTCCACTTCACGGTCGCGAACGAAGAGTAA
- a CDS encoding acetamidase/formamidase family protein, whose product MAAGRVSARARDSLPAGGALLSLVLALGCAPEGGTESAAAGAGAEEGASPTPEPQHTLTADQTHNRWSRTIPPILTVASGAVIEAYLEEASDGQLTPESTFEDLARLSFDPIHPLTGPVYVEGAEPGDLLAVTLHEIELGDWGWVANVPGFGFLADLFPDPYLKTFEFEPGDTSVEFAPGIRIPLRPFPGVMGVAPDTDSMLVTIPPRQNGGNMDDRDLVEGTTVYFPVLVEGALFSMGDPHIAQGDGEVGGTAIEGPLRVVYELEVVKGIGPIPSPHYETDEFYAVTGFAPTIDEAARNAVEAMIDYLVRSRDLSRQEAYQLASMAGDLKISEVVDVPNMLVAMRISKGVIGN is encoded by the coding sequence ATGGCGGCCGGCAGGGTCTCGGCGCGCGCCCGGGACAGTCTCCCCGCCGGGGGTGCACTCCTCTCGCTCGTCCTCGCCCTGGGCTGCGCGCCCGAGGGCGGGACCGAATCCGCGGCGGCGGGTGCGGGCGCCGAAGAAGGCGCTTCGCCCACGCCGGAGCCGCAGCACACGCTGACGGCGGACCAGACGCACAACCGCTGGAGCCGGACGATCCCGCCGATCCTGACCGTGGCGTCGGGCGCCGTCATCGAGGCGTATCTCGAGGAGGCGTCGGACGGGCAACTGACGCCGGAGTCCACGTTCGAGGATCTCGCCCGGCTGAGCTTCGATCCCATCCATCCCCTGACCGGGCCGGTGTACGTGGAGGGCGCCGAGCCGGGCGACCTCCTCGCGGTCACGCTGCACGAGATCGAACTCGGCGACTGGGGCTGGGTCGCGAACGTCCCCGGATTCGGGTTCCTCGCCGACCTGTTCCCCGATCCGTACCTGAAGACCTTCGAGTTCGAACCGGGGGACACCAGTGTCGAGTTCGCGCCCGGGATCCGGATTCCGCTGCGGCCGTTCCCCGGCGTGATGGGGGTGGCGCCGGACACCGATTCGATGCTCGTCACGATCCCGCCCCGCCAGAACGGCGGCAACATGGACGACCGCGACCTGGTCGAGGGAACGACGGTGTACTTCCCGGTGCTGGTGGAAGGGGCGCTCTTCTCGATGGGCGACCCGCACATCGCGCAGGGGGACGGCGAGGTGGGCGGCACCGCGATCGAGGGGCCGCTGCGGGTGGTTTACGAACTGGAGGTCGTCAAGGGCATCGGACCCATCCCGTCGCCCCACTACGAGACCGACGAGTTCTACGCCGTGACCGGCTTCGCTCCGACGATCGACGAGGCGGCGCGGAACGCCGTCGAGGCGATGATCGACTACCTCGTGCGTTCGCGGGACCTGTCCCGGCAGGAAGCCTACCAACTGGCGTCGATGGCGGGGGACCTCAAGATCTCCGAGGTCGTAGACGTGCCGAACATGCTCGTCGCCATGCGCATCTCGAAGGGCGTGATCGGCAACTGA